One window of Candidatus Rokuibacteriota bacterium genomic DNA carries:
- a CDS encoding glycosyltransferase family 4 protein — protein MGEPLRVLHLYPKADYFTGAAVQLCELAKGLAARGHHVVVATRPSPIWADKCRAAGLAYVPLPMRSALDLLSVRRLAELVRTHDIQIVHCHKGRARTLAILAGLFVKIPVLILNRGVSFPLTPFNRLGYTTGRVTAIVAVSHSIKRGLVARGVPAEKVEVIYSGTDTDRFHSDVDGSAIRRELGLAPDDFLITQVGVRSWRGNEDVLEAMMRLAPRAPRARLLFVGAPAPRIKSLLNKARSRALAGRVHVWGHREDIPQILTASDGVVDASYAGAGLTGSLREALAVETPVIGTALEGIPELIQDGETGLLVPPRNPEALAQAILRLMENPVRAKEMARAGRKQVEALFSTRAKVELTERLYLRLLAARS, from the coding sequence ATGGGTGAGCCGCTCAGGGTCCTGCACCTCTATCCCAAGGCCGACTACTTCACCGGAGCAGCCGTCCAGCTCTGCGAGCTGGCAAAAGGGCTGGCCGCCCGCGGCCATCACGTGGTGGTAGCCACTCGCCCGAGCCCGATCTGGGCCGACAAGTGCCGCGCGGCTGGCCTCGCCTACGTGCCGCTCCCGATGCGCTCGGCCCTCGATCTCCTCTCGGTCCGGCGGCTCGCTGAGCTCGTTCGGACCCACGACATCCAGATCGTCCACTGCCATAAGGGGCGGGCCCGCACGCTCGCGATTCTCGCCGGGCTCTTCGTGAAGATTCCCGTCTTGATCCTGAACCGCGGGGTCAGCTTCCCCCTGACCCCGTTCAACCGCCTCGGCTACACGACCGGGCGCGTGACCGCCATCGTGGCGGTCTCCCATTCCATCAAGCGGGGGCTGGTGGCGCGGGGTGTTCCCGCGGAGAAGGTCGAGGTCATCTACTCGGGTACCGACACCGACCGCTTCCACTCCGATGTGGACGGCAGCGCGATCCGGCGGGAACTCGGCCTCGCGCCGGACGACTTCCTGATCACGCAGGTCGGCGTCCGGAGCTGGCGCGGGAACGAGGACGTCCTGGAGGCGATGATGCGGCTGGCCCCGCGCGCCCCCCGGGCCCGCCTCCTCTTCGTCGGCGCCCCCGCGCCTCGCATCAAGAGCCTCCTCAACAAGGCTCGAAGCCGCGCGCTCGCGGGTAGGGTCCACGTCTGGGGCCACCGCGAGGACATCCCCCAGATTCTCACTGCGAGCGATGGCGTCGTGGATGCCTCCTATGCCGGCGCCGGGCTCACGGGCTCGCTCCGCGAAGCCCTCGCGGTGGAAACGCCCGTGATCGGCACCGCACTGGAAGGCATCCCCGAGCTGATCCAGGACGGCGAGACCGGCCTCCTCGTTCCACCCCGCAACCCAGAAGCGCTGGCCCAGGCCATCCTCCGACTGATGGAGAACCCGGTGCGGGCCAAGGAGATGGCGCGGGCGGGCCGGAAGCAGGTGGAGGCGCTGTTCTCCACCCGGGCCAAGGTCGAGCTCACCGAGCGGCTCTACCTCCGCCTGCTCGCCGCGCGATCATGA
- a CDS encoding DegT/DnrJ/EryC1/StrS family aminotransferase — MTIPLSRPPVDAEIKEAVLAAIDSRQYILGPHCREFEAELARYIGTRHAVLTASGTAALWLSLRALGIKAGDEVLVPAHTAFPTVEAILAAEGTPVFVDVDDSYTLDPADAEARITPRSVGIIPVHLYGHPARIPAVQDLCARFGLWCLEDCCQAHGAEWDGKKVGGFGRGAAFSFYPSKNLTVMGDGGVVVTSDDEIATRCRRLRDHGRLSKDVHAEVGFNLRFNELQAAVGRVLLRRLEAMNERRRELARRYAERLAGLPLVLPAEQPRARHVYHLYVIRTSRRDALARFLKERGIQTGIHYPVPSHRQPAVERLAPPPLARTEGIVQEILTLPLSPGHTDAEIDEVAAAVREFFRS, encoded by the coding sequence ATGACCATCCCCCTCTCGCGCCCCCCCGTGGACGCCGAGATCAAGGAGGCGGTGCTCGCGGCCATCGACTCTCGCCAGTACATCCTCGGTCCCCACTGCCGGGAGTTCGAGGCTGAACTGGCCCGCTACATCGGCACCCGCCACGCCGTCCTCACCGCCTCGGGCACCGCCGCGCTCTGGCTCAGCCTCCGGGCCCTGGGAATAAAGGCCGGCGACGAAGTCCTCGTCCCCGCTCACACCGCCTTCCCGACCGTGGAGGCGATCCTCGCCGCCGAGGGCACCCCCGTCTTCGTGGACGTGGACGATTCCTACACGCTCGATCCCGCGGACGCGGAGGCACGCATCACGCCGCGCTCGGTCGGGATCATCCCGGTCCACCTGTACGGCCACCCGGCCAGGATCCCCGCGGTCCAGGACCTGTGCGCCCGCTTCGGCCTGTGGTGCCTCGAGGACTGCTGCCAGGCCCACGGCGCCGAGTGGGACGGGAAGAAGGTCGGCGGCTTCGGCCGCGGCGCGGCCTTCTCCTTCTACCCCTCGAAGAACCTGACCGTCATGGGGGACGGCGGGGTCGTCGTCACCAGCGACGACGAGATCGCGACGCGCTGCCGCCGGCTTCGCGACCACGGGCGCCTCAGCAAGGACGTGCACGCGGAAGTGGGCTTCAACCTGCGCTTCAACGAGCTCCAGGCCGCGGTGGGCAGGGTCCTCCTCCGGCGGCTCGAAGCGATGAACGAAAGGCGGCGGGAGCTGGCGCGGAGGTATGCCGAGCGCCTGGCCGGCCTCCCGCTCGTCCTTCCGGCGGAGCAGCCCCGGGCCCGCCACGTCTACCACCTCTACGTCATCCGCACATCCCGGCGCGATGCCCTCGCCCGCTTCCTCAAGGAGCGGGGCATCCAGACGGGGATCCACTACCCGGTCCCCTCCCACCGCCAGCCCGCGGTGGAGCGACTGGCCCCGCCGCCCCTGGCCCGCACCGAGGGGATCGTTCAGGAGATTCTGACGCTCCCCCTCTCGCCCGGCCACACCGACGCCGAGATCGACGAGGTGGCAGCCGCCGTCAGGGAGTTTTTCCGCTCGTGA
- a CDS encoding flavin reductase family protein produces MGIGPDEFRHVLGHFASGVTVVTTWDADGRPTGLTASAFTSVSLTPPLVLVCVDQHAHSYDAFRTNGRFAINVLAAGQEALSRHFASTQADKFERIAFRTGACGLPLLLAALAHLECRTVHTYPGGDHTIFVGEVEAATVGNGEPLLYYRGGYGRLQLGDPRS; encoded by the coding sequence ATGGGCATCGGGCCTGATGAGTTTCGGCACGTACTCGGTCACTTCGCCAGCGGTGTGACGGTGGTCACCACCTGGGATGCCGACGGGCGCCCGACCGGCCTCACCGCCAGCGCCTTCACCTCGGTCTCCCTCACACCTCCGCTGGTCCTCGTCTGCGTGGATCAACACGCGCACAGCTACGACGCCTTCCGGACGAACGGTCGGTTCGCGATCAACGTCCTCGCTGCCGGTCAGGAGGCCTTGTCCCGCCACTTCGCCTCCACGCAGGCCGACAAGTTCGAGCGGATCGCGTTCCGGACGGGCGCGTGCGGGCTCCCGCTGCTCCTCGCCGCGCTCGCCCACCTGGAGTGCCGCACCGTCCACACTTATCCCGGAGGCGACCACACGATCTTCGTGGGCGAAGTCGAGGCGGCCACCGTCGGCAACGGCGAGCCCCTCCTGTACTACCGCGGCGGTTACGGCCGCCTCCAGCTCGGAGATCCCCGCTCATGA
- a CDS encoding Mrp/NBP35 family ATP-binding protein, producing MSSNPGAPVVTEEAVLQSLRTLQDPEARKDIVSLGLIKNLEVQGGRVAFTLEFTTQPPHVKVELHSKARKLVSQLAGVVEVQVRMASAPHAAAPQQAPAQPPREEYIPDVKQTVAVSSGKGGVGKSTVAVNLALALARSGAGVGLVDADVYGPNIPLMMGAKGRPGMFDNKIIPVESHGIKLISIGFFVKEGEPIIWRGPMLHSAIQQFLRDVNWGALDYLVFDMPPGTGDAQLSLSQVIPLSGAVVVTTPQEVALLDVRKAIAMFRRMNVPLLGVVENMSYFLCPHCGERTTIFGEGGGQRLSEEMGVPLLGQIPLDPETREGGDEGVPIVIRKPGSPQAAAFRKLAEVVSARLAEVSVLKLPSIG from the coding sequence ATGAGCTCAAACCCCGGTGCTCCCGTCGTCACGGAGGAGGCTGTCCTCCAGTCCCTCCGGACGCTCCAGGACCCCGAGGCGCGCAAGGACATCGTCAGCCTCGGCCTGATCAAGAACCTGGAGGTCCAGGGCGGGCGCGTCGCGTTCACGCTCGAGTTCACGACGCAGCCTCCCCACGTAAAGGTGGAGCTCCACAGCAAAGCCCGGAAACTGGTGTCGCAGCTCGCGGGGGTCGTCGAGGTCCAGGTGAGGATGGCCTCGGCGCCTCATGCCGCCGCGCCTCAGCAGGCGCCCGCGCAGCCGCCGCGGGAGGAGTACATCCCCGACGTGAAGCAGACGGTGGCGGTCTCGTCCGGGAAAGGCGGCGTGGGGAAGTCCACGGTGGCTGTGAACCTGGCCCTCGCGCTGGCACGGAGTGGCGCCGGGGTCGGCCTCGTCGACGCCGACGTCTACGGTCCCAACATCCCGTTGATGATGGGAGCCAAGGGGCGGCCGGGGATGTTCGACAACAAGATCATCCCGGTGGAGAGCCACGGCATCAAGCTGATCTCGATCGGCTTTTTCGTCAAGGAGGGCGAGCCCATCATCTGGCGGGGGCCGATGCTCCACTCGGCGATCCAGCAGTTCCTGCGGGACGTCAACTGGGGTGCCCTCGACTATCTCGTCTTCGACATGCCCCCCGGGACCGGAGACGCGCAGCTCTCCCTCTCCCAGGTAATTCCACTTTCGGGCGCGGTGGTCGTGACGACGCCGCAGGAGGTCGCCCTCCTGGATGTCCGGAAGGCGATCGCCATGTTCCGGCGGATGAACGTCCCGCTCCTGGGGGTCGTCGAAAACATGAGCTACTTCCTCTGCCCCCACTGCGGCGAGCGAACGACGATCTTCGGCGAGGGCGGCGGGCAGCGGCTCTCGGAGGAGATGGGGGTGCCGCTCCTTGGCCAGATTCCGCTGGACCCCGAAACTCGTGAGGGCGGCGACGAGGGGGTTCCCATCGTGATTCGCAAGCCCGGCTCGCCCCAGGCCGCTGCCTTCCGGAAACTCGCCGAGGTTGTCAGCGCGCGGCTCGCCGAAGTCTCCGTGCTGAAGCTCCCCTCGATCGGCTAG